The following is a genomic window from Gammaproteobacteria bacterium.
CGCCAAGGCGGCAGGTGTCAGCCATGCCGCGCCGTACCGGCATTTCAGGGACAAGGAACACATGCTGGCCTGCGTGGCCGAGGCGGGCTATGAGCAGCTGAGCGACGCCATCCTGGCGGCGGCCGGGGTGGAAGACCCGGCCGAGCAGATCCAGGTCGCGATGGTGGGCTACCTGCGCTTTGCGCTGGCCAATCGCGAGCTGCATCACCTGATGTTTGGTGGCCTGCTGGACCAGGGCGAAACCGCGCTGGTGTTGCAGGACGCCAGGCTGAAGACGTTCGGCGCCTTGCGCGGCATTGTCGATGCCGGCATCAAGAGCGGCCGCTTCAAGGCCGTCAATGCGCGCGAAGCCACCCTGACACTGTGGTCCCTGATGCATGGCTTTGCGCTGCTGATGTCCACCGGCCAGTTGCAGGCCGGTGGCAGCGAGGAGCAGATCGAAATGATGGCCCGCGGCCAGGCCAGCCTGATGCTGGACGGCTTGTTGAAGCGGCGCTCAACCCTCGGGTCGTGAGCCGCACCTTGGTGTAAAAAAGGGGCCTTTCGGCCCCTTTTTTATTGAAAAACAATCACTTAGGGCATCTGGATGCCGCCGCCGCCCTGGCCGCCGGGTCCTCCCTGGCCGCCACCCTGGCCGGGTACGTAAAGCTGCGACGCCTGCTCGCGGCGCATTTCCTTGAGCTTCTCCATGGTTTCCTCGACGGCCTTGTTGGCGGCATCGGCGAAGGCCTCGACGGCGTCGGCGAGGGTCTTTGCCTCCAGCTCGAAGTTCAGTGGCAGCGCGCCCCCCGGCGTGTACAGGCTGGCCTGGCCCATGAACAGGGTGTCGCGCTCGGTATCGGCACTGCCGTCGGCCTTGACGGGCTCCAGCATGCGGATGGTGCCGACCTTGCGATCGGTGATCACGGACTCGCGGTATAAGGCGTCGGCATCCATGCGGGCATCGTTGCTGCTGGCGGCTTCGGTCTGGTCAACCATGGAATCTCCTCGGTATCAGGCAGGTTTCAGGTCATTGTTTCGAAGGGCGAAAGACTAGCAGATTCGGCACTTTCGGGGCAGGGACTATATATAATGTCTGCAAGGATGCGGGAGGGCAGCCATGGGCAAGCCACTGCTGGAACGGAAGGCCGGGAACGACGACGACTGGGCAAAACGGGTTCGGTTGCGGCGCTTTCTCATGTCCTTTGCTTCCTACGGCATGTGGTATGCCATCGCCCTGGCGGCGCTGGAGCTTGGTTTCCTGCGCGCCTCGACCCTGATGGTTGCCCTCGCCGGTGTCGGCATCCTGGTTTGCCAGGCCATCTTCTACTTCCTGATGCGCAGTGGTATCAGCCTGCGTTTTCGCGATCCCTCGCTCACCATGCCGCAGATCCTGGTCGGGCTCGCCTGGAGCCTGGTGCTGGTCGCCAGTGCGGTCGAGATTCGGGGCCTGACCATCGCCGCCTTCATGGTGACCATGCTGTTCGGCATTTTCGCGCTCGATTCCCGGCAGTTCATGATCTGCGCCTTCATGGCCTTCGCCAGCTACGTGGGGCTGGTCATTGTCGAGCAGTCCGCTTTTCCCGGATTGCTGAGCGAGGACTACTACACCATGTCGGTGCTGGTGCTGGGCGGCGTGTTGCTGTGGACGATGTTGTTCGGCGTGTATGTCAGCAACCTGCGCTTCAAGCTGCAGCAACGCAACGAGGAACTCATGCTGGTGAACCAGCGGATTCGCGAACTCGCCGAGCATGACGACCTGACCGGAATCTACAACCGGCGTTACATCATGCAGTTGCTGAACCTCATGAAGGCACGCAGCGACCGCACTGGCGAGCCTTTCAGCGTGGTGCTGATCGATCTCGATCATTTCAAGAAAGTGAATGATCGCTACGGCCATGCGGCGGGAGACCAGGCGCTGGCAGATTTCGCCGAGCTGACCGAGGACACGCTGCGCGGCATGGATTTGATTGCGCAGGACAAGGACGAGGCGTTCGGGCGCTATGGTGGCGAGGAGTTCATCATCCTGCTGCCGGCAACCCGGCTGGAAGGGGCCATGCAATGCGCGGAGCGCCTGCGCCTGCGCCAGGAGGAAGTGCAGCGGGCTGAGCAGGATGCCGGTATGCACGTGACGCTGTCGGCAGGCATTGCCGAGTATCGCCATGGCGAGGCGGTGGAAGACATGTTGAAACGGGCGGACAAGGCGCTTTATTCAGCAAAGGATCGGGGCCGCAACCAGGTGGTGCAGGAAACGGCCTGAGCCAGGAATCACGCGCTCGCGCTCAGCGTGCCTTCAGCTTGTGTTCCAGGGCGGGCGCTTCCAGTGGTGGACCATCGTAACCCTCGACCTTGCCCAGTTCCCCGTTTTCCCATTGCGCCAGGGCGGCGCGAATTTCCTGGTCGCTCCGTGCGACAAAGTTCCACCACAGGACGATCGCTTCGCCGAACGGTTCGCCGCCCAGCAGGAAGACCCGCGTGCCGGCCTCGGCCTCGCAGCGAAGGCGATCCGCAGCTTTCGGCAGGTAGTATAGCTTGCCGGGAACAAGCTCCAGCTCGCCGATGCGCAGTGCGCCTTCGCTGACCAGCAGGGCATGTTCGAAATCCTCCCGTAGCGAGAGATCGACGTCGCCGGCACGGGCCAGCTGCAATTCCATGCCGACCAATGGCGTGTGGGTGCTGGCGGGCGATGCCAGGTCCTCGTGTGATCCCATGACCACGGTCAGTTTGCCGTTCGGCAAGGTGCGGCTGGGCAGCTCGGCATGGTGTTCGAAACTGGCAGCGTCGTGGCGTGCGCCGTCGGGCAGGGCTATCCAGAATTGCAGGCCGTGCAGCCGTGGTCCGCGCTCGCCGGGCGATTCCTCGGAATGGGTGATGCCGGCGCCGCTGGTCATCAGGTTCAGCTGGCCCGGACGGATTTCCTGCAAGGAGCCCAGCGAATCGCGATGCAGCACTTCGCCTTCGTGCAGCCAGGTGACGGTCTGCAGGCCGATGTGCGGGTGCGGGCCGACCCGCAGGCCCGGCGAATCGGGTTCGATCTCTGCGGGGCCGAAGTGATCCAGGAAGCACCAGGCACCGACCATGCGGCGGGCTTTCTGGGGCAGGGCGCGACGTATCACCAGGCTGCCGCCGACTACCGCTTCGCGGGTGGCAAGGACCTGGATGGAATCGGGAGTGACCTCGGGCATGACAGACTCCTTGTCTTCTTGGCCATCTCCATGAGGGTAACGCAGCCGTCCCGGAGGCGTGAGTAAAAATGCGTCAAATGACGAATTTTGCTATCATGCTCGGCCCTTCGAGGCAGCCCGACACGGGTTGCCCGGACACGAAACCAGGTAGTCGACACACAATGAAGCCAATCGCCAATCTCCAAACCCCAGCCGAGCATGGTCCCGAGAACATCATGGACGAGGCAGCCCGCAAGCTGGTGGAGCTGGCCAACCAGCTGGCTGCGGACAATCCGGAAGCCGATCTCTGGGATATCGCTGACGGCCTGCTGTCCGGTGCCGTGCATTACTGGCAGTACGCCAATGCGCCATGCGATGACTTGTCCTGCGAGGACTGCGCCAACCTGCAGACCGCCGAAATGCGCATTGCCGAAATGCAGAAACTGCTGCGCGAGTTCGCCGAGTCCAGCGATTACTTCCACTCGCCCAACGACATCAACGTCGCCCGCGCCTGAGCGCTGCGGGCCTGGAGCCGCTGGCGCCTCTTCGGTCCAGCGGCTTCTTGCTGCCTTGCTGGCGTAGACTGCCTCCATGTCCTGGCGCATCTACCTGATTGCACTCGCCCAGTTCCTCGGCACCTCGCTGTGGTTCTCCGCCAATGGCGTGGCGGATGCCTTGATGGCGAGCTGGGGTATCGATGCCGCCGGCATCGGACGGCTGACCAGCGCCGTGCAACTCGGCTTCATCAGTGGCACCTTCCTGATGGCCTTCTCCGGCCTGGCGGACCGCTATGCCGCCAGTCGCATTTTCTTTGTTTCGGCACTGGTCGGTGCGCTGGCCAACCTGGCGTTCGCGCTGGCGTCCGATGCCTGGTGGCTGGCGTTGAGCTGGCGCTTCATCACCGGCCTGGCACTGGCCGGAATCTACCCCCTCGGCATGAAGCTGGTGGTGACCTGGGCGCCGGAACGCATGGGCCAGGTGCTGGGATGGCTGGTTGGCATGCTGGTGCTGGGTACCTCGGCGCCACACCTGATCCGCGCGCTGGACGTTTTCAGCGACTGGCAGGCGGTGGTGATGACGGCGTCGGTGCTGGCAACGCTGGCTGGTGTGCTCGTGCTGCTGATCGGTGATGGTCCGCACCATCCATCCTCGGGTCGCTTCGACTGGCGGGCCGTGCAGAAGGCTTTCGGTACGGCCGCGTTTCGACGTTCGGCCAGCGGATACTTCGGTCACATGTGGGAGGTCTACACCGCCTGGACCCTGGCGCCGCTGCTGCTGGCAATGCAGTTTCCAGACCTCGCATCGCATGAAGTCTCCTGGCTGGCATTCGCGTTCATTGCCATGGGTGCGCTGTCCTGCGTGATTGGCGGGCAGCTCTCGGCGCGGCTCGGCAGTGGCCGGGTGGCGTGGACGACCTTGCTGGGGTCGGGCCTGTGTTGCCTGGTGTTGCCGTTGAGCCTGGACCTGCCGGCGATCGTCTTCCTGGTGTTGATGCTGGCCTGGGGGTTTACCGTCGCGCCGGATTCGCCGCAGTTCTCGGCGATGTCGGCAGCGGCCGCGCCCCAGGGAACCGTCGGCAGTGCGCTGGCCGTGATGAACGGCATCGGCTTTTTCCTCTCGGTCATTTCGATCGAAATCATGACGGCCTTGTGGCCGGAGCTTGGCATCCAGGTGTTGTGGCTGATTGCGCCGGGCCCGGCGCTGGGCCTGTGGCTGTTCCTTCGCCAGCGGCGGGCGCACGCCTTCTGAGACCAACCTGCCGAGTAGCGCTTTTTTCCCGGCGCCAATCGAGTAGCATCAAGGCATGAGTCATCGATCGCGCCGCTTTTCCCTGTCACGCCGCCGCAGCCACGGGCTGCAACGGCCGCCCGGTGCCATGTTGCATGCCTTCCTGCTGAGCGGTGGTTTTGTCGCCTTCCTGTGGTGGTTGCTGTTCATGGCCTGGGGGCTCGACCTCCCGTACCGCGAGCTGGGTGTTCGCCCGGGAGAGCCGGAAGGCCTGTTCGGCATCCTGTTTGCACCGCTGATTCACGGTGACTGGGAGCACCTGATCGCAAACACGCCACCCCTGCTGTTGCTGGGCACCTTGCTGATCTACAGCTACCCGCGTGCCTGGCAACCGACCATCGTGCTGATCTGGGGTTGCGCCGGCATCGGTACCTGGCTCATCGGCAGCCCGGCCGTGCACATCGGTGCCAGCGGCCTGACCCACGGCATGATGTTCTACCTGTTCGTCACCGGCGTGATTCGACGCGATGGTCCGGCGATGGCGATTTCAATGGCCGTGTTCTTTCTTTATGGCGGCATGCTGATGACCATCGTGCCGCGCGACCCGGGCGTGTCCTGGGAGTCGCACCTGTCAGGGGCCATTGGCGGCCTGCTGGCAGCCGCGCTGTTCGCGAGGCTGGACCCGCGACCGCCGGAGAAGCATTACGAATGGGAGCAGGAAGGCGAAGAGCGCGACGATCCGCTTATCGGCGACCTGTGGAAGTACACGCCGGAAGAGCTCGAGGAGATGGCACGCCGTGGCGAGTCCGTCGATGACGAGGAGCCGATCTATCTCGTTGGCGATGACGATGACGACGAGCCGCCACCGAGGCTGCACTGACGTTCAATCGGGTCGGGTGTAACTCACCCCGACCAGCAGGTACTCGCGGCGACCCTCAGGCGTGTCTACCGCGACATCGTCGTCCAGCTGCTTTTTCAACAAGGCCCTTGCCATCGGTGAATCGATGGAAATCCAGCCTTGCGCAGGATCGATTTCATCCGGACCGACGATGCGCAGCGTCCTTTCCTTGCCGGTCTCGTCTTCCAGGGTCACCCAGGCGCCGAAGAACACTTGCTCCCGGTTCGCAGGCAGGTCAACGACCACCTTCAGGTCAGGCAGCCGTTTCTGCAGGTAGCGAATGCGCCGATCCATTTCGCGCAGCTGCTTCTTGCGATAGATGTACTCGGCGTTCTCCGAGCGATCGCCTTCCGCGGCAGCGGCTGACAAGGCGGCAACGACCTCGCGACGGTCCTTCCACAAGCCATCGAGCTCCGCCTCGAGTCGGACATGGCCGTCGGCAGTGATGTAGGGCGTGGACTTTTCGGCAGGTGGTCGCCAGCGACCCATGGCATGGACTCCTTTTTGCAGCGAGTGTAAAGAATCCCGCTGCCGGAAGTCACCGGTGAGGAAAAACCGGCCTGAAAAAAAACCGACCCTGCGCTGGGGCAAGCGCAGGGTCGGCCGGGGGTTGGTCGGCCAGGTCGCGGGGAACGACGGGGCAGGCCGACCGAGGGGCACGGTGTGCGGCGCGCATCACTGCGCGCCACGGGTGTGGCTTACTTGATCGCTTCCACGGCGATCTTGATGTCGGCGGTGCGCGAAGCCGGGCCGAGGTCGTAATCGATGTTGAAGTCGGCCAGCGTCACTTCGCCGGTTGCCTCGAAGGCAATGCGGTCATTGCCCCAGGGGTCCTTGGCGGCATTCTTCATGACGACGTCCAGGACGATCGACCTGGTGACACCCTTGAGGGTCAGGTCGCCGGTCAGCTTCGCGGTGTTGTCTCCGGTCGGCTCGTAGGCCGTGCTGACGAAGGTCGCCGTCGGGTACTCCGCGACGTCAAAGAAGTCCTCGCCACGCAGGTGCTTGTCTCGCTCCGCGTGCTCGGTGTCGATGCTCTCCACCTGGATGGTGAAACGGGTCGATGCGTCCGCCGGATTGGCAGCGTCGTATACCAGCTCGCCGTCGAACTCGTTGAAGCTGCCAGGCAGGAAGGCGAAGCCGATGTGGCTGATCTCGAAGGTAATGAAAGTGTGGCCCTTGTCGATCTTGTAGGCATGATCATCGGCGACGGCTGCCGTGCTGGCAAAGGACAGCGACAGCAGGGTTGCCAGGCTGAGTGCAAACTTCTTCATGAGTAGATCTCCTTGTTGTCTTTGGTCTTTCGATCAGTCGTGTAGTCCGGCTGCGAAGCGTTGCCGAGCCCGAGCATGCGGCGCAGGGTCTCGTCGCGATCCACCACGTGATGCTTGATGGCACCCATGGCGTGTATGGCGACCAGGCCCACCAGGGCCCAGGCGGTCCAGTAATGCAGCAAGCCCATGATTTCCTCCTGGCGTTCGACCAGGGCGCCAGGCGCAGGGACCTCGAACCAGCCGAAAATCGATACCGGGTCGCCCTTGGCTGTCGTCATCAGGTAGCCGCTGGCGAGAATCGCGAACAGCAGCAGGTAGATGAGCCAGTGGGCCGCTTCGGCGGCCAGGGCAATGACGCGCGGCGTGCCCGGCACGGTCGCTGGCGGCGGGTTCAGCAGTCGCCAGCCCAGTCGGAGGAACACCAGGCCGAACAGCAGCATGCCGACGGCCTTGTGAATGGCGGGTGCCTGGTGATACCAGTCGTCGTAGTAGGTCAGCTCGACCATCCAGATCCCGAGCAGGAACAGGCCGATCACGGCAACGGCGCTGAGCCAGTGCATGACGATGGCCAGCCAGCCCCATTCCTGTTTGGTGTTTGTCAGTTTCGGCATGTGATCGATCCGGATTAAGTCCTTGTCTGGATAGTACGAATATGGACTAAAATCGGTTCAGAGGTCAAGCTGGGCTGGATAATTTGCATGGATATGAACAAAAACAACAGCTTATGACGGATGCTGCTGGAGTGTCCCAGTTCTCTCCGTGCGGCGCCAGGCTGAAGATATGCTAAAGTTCGGCCCCGTCGAGGCCGCAGCAAGGAGCGATCTGTTCGCATGAACGACCCGGAAAACAAGCCGCCCGCCGAGGGTCAACTGGCCGAATCCACCGATCCGGCAGAGTTGCGTGCCCGCCTGAACACCGAGACCGCCCGCATCGAATGGCAGGCGCTGGCGCCGCATTTCGCCCGCGGTGTCGTGGTCGTGGTGTCGCCCGAGCTGGACCTGGTCGAGGTCGCCGCGGCCTTTGTCGAGAACGACAAGGCGAGCGTCAGCGAATGGATGGAGAGTGACAAGCTGGAGCGTGCCAGCGATGATGATGCCCGGGGCTGGAGCGAGTCCGACAAGGAACTCTGGGCGGTGGTGGTCGCACCCTGGGTACTGGTTCAGGATCGCGCCTAGGCAGGGCCGAGGGCTAACAGACGAGCGGGGTGCAGGGTGGTGGCGATCAAGGCGTTCCTGAAGACGATCTATCACGGCAAGGGCAGCGAAGGTCAGAACTGGCGCTGGACCTTCATCGGCGTCGACATGTTGCTGATGCTGTTCTTCGTCGTGACCACCTTCATCGACCATGACCCCATGCCGCGCTGGCTGGTGATCACGGACTATGGTATCGGTACCTACCTGCTGCTGGACTGGCTGGCACGTGGCTGGGTGTCGGCCGATCGCATTCGCTACCTGTCACGGCCGCTGGCCATGCTCGATCTGCTGGTCATCCTCTCGCTGTTTGCCCCGGCGCTGACTGAAAGCTTCATCTTCCTGCGCGTGATCCGCACCTTGCGCTTGCTGCATTCCTACCATTTGTTGCACGACCTGCGGCAGCTGTCCGGTTTCTTCCGCGATCGCGAGGAAATCATTTCTGCCGCCCTCAACCTGCTGGTGTTCATTTTCGTTGCCTCGTCGACGGTGTATGCGCTGCAGGTGAGAGTGAATGACAACATCAACAACTATGTCGACGCGTTCTACTTCACGGTGTCGACATTGACGACCACCGGTTTCGGCGACATCACCCTGCCGGACACGACCGGCAAGATCATTGCCGCGTTCATGATGATCATCGGCGTGTCCTTGTTCCTGCGGTTGATCCAGTCGATCTTCCGACCCAGCAAGGTCAGCCACGAATGCCCGGACTGCGGCCTGAATCGCCATGATCGCGATGCAGTGCACTGCAAGCACTGCGGTGTGACGCTGCATATCAGTACCGAAGGCGCTTGATGGCGGTCATCTGGCGAGCGGAGCGAGGCGGTTCCAGCTATGAAGTCCGCAGTGCCGGCGCGACACGTCGCCTCTACACTGACGGCATCTTCCATTCGCAATTCAATCCGGATTCGCCGTTGACCGGTGCCGTCTGGGACCTGCTGATGCTGCCCGCCTTCCTGTTTCCCCCGCAGCGCATCCAGCGCGTGCTGGTGCTGGGCGTTGGTGGCGGGGCGGTCATTCGCCAGCTCGAGACGTTCCTCAAGCCGCGGCATGTCACCGGCATTGATATCGACCCCGTGCATCTTGATGTTGCCCGGCAGCATTTCGGTGTTACTGGCAAGAACATCCGGTTGCTGGCCGCCGATGCCATCGAATGGGTGCATGCGGCCGAGACCGGGAAATACGACCTGGTGATCGATGACCTGTTCGGTCGTGGACCGGCAGGTCCGCTGCGTGCCATCAAGCCGACCGTCGAATGGTGCTGGCAACTGGCCCGCGTGACTTCAGCCAGCGGTGGCGTGGTGATGAACTGCCTGGCGCCAAGGGATCTCAGGCACAGTGGTTTCATGACGGATGCCGGCCTTCGGCAGCGCTTTGCATCCCGCATGCTGCTGCGATCGCCTGTCGATGAAAATGCGGTGGGCGCGTTCCTGCCGTTTGCAGTCGAAGCGCGCGAGCTGCGACAGAACCTGAAATGCGTGCCGGGCCTTAACACGGCGGGCGCCCGCAAGGCGATGCGGTTCAGTATCCAGGCCCTGGCCGACGCCTGACCCTATTGCCGTGCCTCGGCGCAGCCGATGCAGAACAGGGCGCAGGGATCGACCTTCAAGCGGGCCAGCGCGATTTCCTCGCCACATTCCCGGCACTCGCCATAATCACCACGCTCGATTCGTTCCAGTGCGCGCTGTATTGCCTGCAGGCGCTGCGTGGCACGGGCACTGGAAGCGCGCGCCATGGCCTGTCCCTGCAAGGCATCCATGCGAGTCAACCGACCGGTCCGCGTCTGGTCGAGTTCCACGGTGTCGGCGCTGGTCCGACGCGCTTCCGCGCTGGCGTCGAGGGCATTGCGCTCCTCGTGGAGTTGCCGGCGCAGGCTGTCCAGATCGTGATCTTCCATGTCGCCAGTGTAGAGAAAAAAGGCCCGCGAGCGCCAAGTTCCACGCGGATCCGACAAGGCCCGGAGAGAGTTGATCCTTTGTCGGCCGGCATGAACCGGCGAGCGGCGATCACGTTCCTGTGATCAGTTGCCCGTATGTCCTGCTGGCAGCGCTCGACCGGGGCGAACCTCCTCTGGTCCCGGGAGCGCCGGGCGGGCGCAGGGAGTCATGCTGCCCGCCAGTTTGCCAGCAGCCCGGGCAACCGGGCCGTCCCTGTCAATACAGACCGCACCGGTGAGATCTTCATTGCACGCCCGGTCACGCTCTGCTGTTGCCGTGCAGCAGATCACGGTGCTGGCAGCTATGCTTGGCGATACTGATGACTTCTGTTCCCACGCGAGGTGAGTGCCATGAAATTGATCCAGAAGCTGTTGTTGCTGGTATTGCTGTTGCCGCTGGCTGTCCAGGCCCAGGAAGAAGAGGCTGACGAGCCGCGCAGTTGCAGTGACAAACGCGCCGAATGCGTGTCGTCCTGTGATTCGGAGCGCACCTTCTTCGTGTTCAAGGGCGAGCGCTATGACAGCTGTGTCGATCAGTGCGAAGCCAAGTTCCCGGATGACTGCGATCAGCGTGCCCGTGGCGGGCGTGATGGCGAGCGTGAGCGTGATGGCGAGCGCGGGCACGAGGGCGAGCGCGGCAAGGGCAACATGGAACACCCCCAGGACAAGGAATACGGTTACGACAAGAATGCCGACAAGAAGTCGGACAAGAAGCGTGGCGAGCGTGGTCGTGGTGGCGATGCCGACGACATGGACCGTGATGATGACGCTCGCGACCGTGCCGAGGATGCGGCCGAGGATGCCCGTGAGCGTGCAGAAGAGGACCGCGAACGTGCCGAGGAAGCGGCCGAGGATGCCCGTGAGCGTGCAGAAGAAGACCGCGAACGTGCCGAGGAAGCTGTCGAGGAGGCCCGGGGTCGTGGCGGCGAAGAGCGGGGCCGTGGCAAGAACAGGGACGGCGACAAAGACGAGGATTGAACCGGGCTGCCGGCCCGGCAAGCTGCCGGGCCGGCAGGTTCGCCTGTAAGAATTTTCGGAAAACCCGTGCCTGTGAATGGCTTCACAGTGCTGGCCTCACGGCATGCCGATAGTGGTGGGTACGCTCGCAGCTTTTCAAGGAGTGACCCATGTACAAGGATCGCATCAAGCCGGGCCCGGGCCAGGAGTCCGTCTGGGACTATCCCCGTCCACCGCGGCTCGAAGCCAGCCTCCGCCGCGTTCGGATCGAGTTCGCCGGCCGCCTGATTGCCGATACCCGCGAGGCTTTCCGGGTCCTGGAAACCTCCCATCCACCGACCTATTACATTCCGCCCGGCGACATCGACGAGTCGGTCCTTGAGGTCAGCGACTTGCACAGTTATTGCGAATGGAAAGGCCAGGCCGATTACCGCCATCTCAGGCTGGGTGAGCGGCAGTCTCGAAATGCCGCCTGGTTGTACCCCGACCCGGTCCCGGCGTTCGCGCCGCTGGCGGGTTACCTGTCCTTCTATCCCTCGCGGGTCGATGCCTGCTGGCTGGACGAAGAACGCATCGAAGCGCCGGAGGGCGATTTTTACGGCGGCTGGATCAGCAGCGACATCGTCGGCCCTTTCAAGGGGCCACCGGGATCACAGGGTTGGTAGGCGGTACGGACCGAGCTGCAGTGCAGCCAGCGTGATGTGGTCGACAGGCAAGCCGTGGGCGGCTGTGCCATAGTTATCCCCATAACCAGAATCTCACATTGAACATGGCAGGGGACTCTCCATGATGATCGAACACTGGCAACTGCTGGTGGCGGCCTTGCTGACGGGCATGCTCGCCGGTATCGCTGCCTATGCACTGGCCTTCCTCGGGGTCTGGCTGGGCGATGCCATCACCCGCAAGATGAAAATCATGCCGGTTCCGGCGGCTCCCGGCGACAAGGCCAGGCGCCATTACCGGGTGCTGGGCAAGCGGGCCGGCATGTGGTGGGCCGCGATGCTGGTCGTGCTCGGTGTTACCGGGGTTACCTGGGTGCTGCTGCCCGGCAAGTGGTCCATCGAGCTCGAGCAATGGGGTTGGTACGTGGCAGCTGCCGTGCTGGTATTGCTGGTCCTGATGGCCTTCTGGAACCTGGTGAGCCTGTTCCTGCAGCGGCGCGATGCGCGTCATGACTGGCTCTCACATCGTGCCGTGGCGGCAGTACTTGATCGCCTCGGTGCCAACGGCTTCCGCATCTTCCACGAGGTGGTCATTGGCGAGGTGCTGATCGATCACGTGGTACTGGGCGAAAAAGGGATCTTTGCCATCAACACGGTAGCGCGGCGGGCTCACAAGAAG
Proteins encoded in this region:
- a CDS encoding DUF427 domain-containing protein, which encodes MYKDRIKPGPGQESVWDYPRPPRLEASLRRVRIEFAGRLIADTREAFRVLETSHPPTYYIPPGDIDESVLEVSDLHSYCEWKGQADYRHLRLGERQSRNAAWLYPDPVPAFAPLAGYLSFYPSRVDACWLDEERIEAPEGDFYGGWISSDIVGPFKGPPGSQGW
- a CDS encoding nuclease-related domain-containing protein; the protein is MMIEHWQLLVAALLTGMLAGIAAYALAFLGVWLGDAITRKMKIMPVPAAPGDKARRHYRVLGKRAGMWWAAMLVVLGVTGVTWVLLPGKWSIELEQWGWYVAAAVLVLLVLMAFWNLVSLFLQRRDARHDWLSHRAVAAVLDRLGANGFRIFHEVVIGEVLIDHVVLGEKGIFAINTVARRAHKKDTERAAKLENGKLAFSDGEVLVEPIAESAANLRMLTAACTKLLGHKAIVRSVIALPGWNCQPDASENHMLLNETNLATLPSWNPPEHHLMQEDVPNLEKWLQEQSTIKTLD